A genomic region of Anopheles coustani chromosome 3, idAnoCousDA_361_x.2, whole genome shotgun sequence contains the following coding sequences:
- the LOC131259894 gene encoding histone H2A: MSGRGKGGKVKGKAKSRSNRAGLQFPVGRIHRLLRKGNYAERVGAGAPVYLAAVMEYLAAEVLELAGNAARDNKKTRIIPRHLQLAIRNDEELNKLLSGVTIAQGGVLPNIQAVLLPKKTEKKA; encoded by the coding sequence atgtcTGGACGCGGCAAGGGTGGTAAAGTGAAGGGAAAGGCAAAGTCCCGCTCGAATCGTGCCGGTCTGCAGTTCCCGGTCGGCCGTATTCATCGTCTGCTGCGCAAGGGTAACTATGCCGAGCGCGTCGGTGCCGGCGCACCGGTGTATCTGGCGGCCGTGATGGAGTATCTGGCCGCGGAAGTGCTCGAGTTGGCCGGTAACGCCGCCCGTGACAACAAGAAGACGCGCATCATCCCGCGCCATCTGCAGCTGGCCATCCGCAACGACGAAGAGTTgaacaagctgctttccggTGTGACCATCGCCCAAGGTGGTGTGCTGCCCAACATTCAGGCCGTGCTGTTGCCGAAGAAGACGGAAAAGAAGGCATAA